ACGCGGTATCGATTCTGGATCGCCTGATTAGCGGCGAGGGGAGCGTGCCGCGACTGATTGAATACGAAAGCGAAGTGATTGTTCGTCAATCGACGAATGGAAGGGAGGACGGAACATGTCTTGGTACTGGAAACACGTAGGTCCGAGAAGAATAATCGAATTTGTGTTGCTGACCGTGTTCGCCATTTTTTTCGCGGGTCCGCTGGTCAATCTGCTAGTGCTTGCCTTTAGTGAAAAGTGGAATTATCCGGATATTCTGCCCCAGGTATGGGGCTTCAAATGGTGGGAGTTCGTACTGGCGAAGGACGATATTGTCTCGTCGATCTCATTGTCGTTCCTCATTGCTACTCTGGTGACCTTGCTGTCCATCGTCGTCTGCATCCCAGCAGCGTATGCCTTCGCAAGACTCCAGTTTCCGCTGAAGCGGATGTTCCTGTTCTCGTTCCTGCTGACGCACGCTTTTCCGAAAATGGGGTTGTACGTCTCCATCGCAGTTCTTTTCTACCGGATTGGACTGATGAATACGCTGCTCGGCGTTGTGCTGATCCATATGATCAATGTGCTGATGTTCATGACCTGGATTCCGACCTCCGCCTTTCGCAACGTGCACCAGGCGCAAGAAGAATCAGCGCGGGATGTTGGGGCAAGCCCGTTCAAAGTGTTCCGCAGCATCACCCTGCCAATGGCAATGCCCGGCATCATGGTCGCTTCGATCTTCACGTTCCTCAATTCGCTTGACGAAGCTCAGGGCACGTTCCTGGTCGGCATTCCCGATTACAAAACAATGCCAATCGTCATGTACTCCATTATTTCCGACTTTCCGAGCAGCGCAGGAGCCGTATTCTCCATCATTCTGACGCTGCCGACCATTATTCTGCTGGTGGCAGCCCAGCGGCTGGTGAGCGCGGACGTGCTGGCAAGCGGTTTTCAAATGAAATAAACATGTTTCGGTCGATATATCGAAGCAAAGGGAGGCAGAAGTATGCAGTTGTCTGTACGAGAGTTAGCCAAACGCTACAAAACGGGTGATGGTGTCAGCGGCATCAACATCGATATCAAAAAAGGCGAGCTGGTCACCCTTCTTGGTCCCTCCGGGTGCGGGAAAACTACTGTACTCCGAAGCATCGGCGGGTTTCTCGAACCGGACTCCGGTGACATCCTGATCGAGGGCAAGAGTGTCATTCAACTGCCACCGGAGAAACGGCCGACCTCGATGGTGTTCCAGAGCTATAACTTGTGGTCGCATATGTCGGTATATGACAATCTGGCTTTCGGCCTGAAAATCCGCAAAATGCCGAAGGAAGAGATCCGCACGGCGGTCGAGGATGCGCTCAAGCTGGTCCGATTGTCAGGTTTCGAGAAGAAATATCCGGCAGAGCTTTCGGGTGGACAGCAGCAGCGGGTTGCGCTGGCGCGGTCTCTGCTGCTGAATCCGGCGGTACTGCTATTGGACGAGCCTTTCTCGGCGTTGGACGCCAAGTTGCGGCACGAAATGCGTGAGGAGCTGCGTGAGATCCAAATGAAGACCGGGCTGACAATGGTCTTTGTCACGCATGATCAGGAAGAAGCGTTGTCGTTGTCCGACCGCATTATCGTCATGAATCACGGGCGCATCGAGCAAATTGCTCATCCGCAGCAGATTTACGATGAGCCCGCTTCACTATATGTCGCCGGTTTTATAGGCAAAATGAATTTCCTTAAGGGGGTGGCGGAAGGGGAGAGCATCCGGGTTGGACATCTTCGCCTGCCGAACGAGAAGGGGTTAAGCGGACAGGTGACGGCTGCGGTCCGACCGGAAGACGTACAGGTGAGCAGTACTACGATGGGAGAAGGTACTTTGGCGGGCAAGGTCAAGCAGGTCATGATTCTCGGACATTACGCCGAAGTTACCGTGGAACTGGTGGAATTCGGCATTATACGTGCTTTTCTGAACAAGGAATTCGTTGAGCAGCTGCAGGTAGGAAAAGACGTCGGCGTCTCGATCTCGAAAATGACCGGATTCCCGGTCGATGAATCGAACTGAGGAGGATGAATGATATGCGTATGAAAAAGCCATTTTTATCATTGTTGACTGTTGTGGGATTATCAGTGTCATTGCTGGCCGGGTGTGGGAACGGAAGCGAGATTAAAAGTACAACTACCACCGGAGGGAGCGCTGCTGCATCGAGCGATCCGGTGAAATTTAACTTCTACTTTACGGGCTCTCAGAACGTCAAGGATCTGTGGGATTCGCTGGAGCCGATGTTTGAGAAACAGCATCCGGATATCGACGTGAACCTGGTTTATATCCCGTCCGGTACTGGCGCTGAGCCGACCTACGACCGGATCGTGGCTGCCAAGAAAGCGGGTAAGGGCTCAGGAGACATTGACCTGTACGAGGACGGAATCACCTCCGTCGCGCAGGGCACCAAGGATGGTGTTTGGGAGCAGCTGAACGAGAAGGACATTCCTAATCTGAGCAAAGTCAACACAGACACGATGAAGGATGTGGACAACTTCGCAGTTCCGTATCGTTCGTCCGCCGTGGTTCTGGCCTATGACAGCAGCAAAATCTCCAATCCGCCAACTACGCTGGACGAGCTGCTGCAGTGGATCAAAGCCAATCCTGAGCAGTTCGCCTATAATGACCCGTCAACGGGTGGTTCCGGCAGCTCGTTCGTGCAGACGATTGTCTACAAGGACCTGCCGGAAGAAGACATTCACAACTCCGATCCGGCGATCATGGAGAAGTGGGACGGCGGTTTCGACACGCTCAAAGAAATCGGACCGTATGTCTACGGCCAGGGCATCTATCCGAAGAAAAACCAGGGCACGCTGGATCTGTTGATGAATGGCGAAGTGTCCATAATTCCGGCCTGGTCGGACATGGTGTTGCAGCAGCTGAACGAAGGTTTGTTGCCGGATACAATTAAGATGCAGCAGATCACACCGGGCTTCAACGGCGGACCAACGTACCTGATGGTCAACCAGGAGTCGGACAAGAAGGAAGCGATCAATGAATTCCTGAACTTTGTCCTGTCCCCTGAAGCGCAGGAAGTAATCGTTGACAAAATGAATGGTTTCCCGGGCATTGAGCTCTCCAACATGTCACAGGAGATGCAGAATAAATTCGACGGTGTGGCCGAAGGCTTCCGCACGTTCAACATCGGGGATCTGGGCACGGAGATTAACAAACGCTGGCAGAGCGACGTTGCCGCGAAATGAGTAAGGAAACCAGACAGTCGATCACAGGCCTGGCGATGGTGCTCCCCTCCTTCGCCATCCTCTTGATCGTCGTCATAATCCCGATTGTTCAATCCTTCATCATGAGTCTGAGCAACAGTTCGGGTGGATACGATCTGAGCCGCTATACCTATCTGTTCA
Above is a window of Paenibacillus sp. E222 DNA encoding:
- a CDS encoding ABC transporter ATP-binding protein — encoded protein: MQLSVRELAKRYKTGDGVSGINIDIKKGELVTLLGPSGCGKTTVLRSIGGFLEPDSGDILIEGKSVIQLPPEKRPTSMVFQSYNLWSHMSVYDNLAFGLKIRKMPKEEIRTAVEDALKLVRLSGFEKKYPAELSGGQQQRVALARSLLLNPAVLLLDEPFSALDAKLRHEMREELREIQMKTGLTMVFVTHDQEEALSLSDRIIVMNHGRIEQIAHPQQIYDEPASLYVAGFIGKMNFLKGVAEGESIRVGHLRLPNEKGLSGQVTAAVRPEDVQVSSTTMGEGTLAGKVKQVMILGHYAEVTVELVEFGIIRAFLNKEFVEQLQVGKDVGVSISKMTGFPVDESN
- a CDS encoding ABC transporter permease — its product is MSWYWKHVGPRRIIEFVLLTVFAIFFAGPLVNLLVLAFSEKWNYPDILPQVWGFKWWEFVLAKDDIVSSISLSFLIATLVTLLSIVVCIPAAYAFARLQFPLKRMFLFSFLLTHAFPKMGLYVSIAVLFYRIGLMNTLLGVVLIHMINVLMFMTWIPTSAFRNVHQAQEESARDVGASPFKVFRSITLPMAMPGIMVASIFTFLNSLDEAQGTFLVGIPDYKTMPIVMYSIISDFPSSAGAVFSIILTLPTIILLVAAQRLVSADVLASGFQMK
- a CDS encoding extracellular solute-binding protein is translated as MRMKKPFLSLLTVVGLSVSLLAGCGNGSEIKSTTTTGGSAAASSDPVKFNFYFTGSQNVKDLWDSLEPMFEKQHPDIDVNLVYIPSGTGAEPTYDRIVAAKKAGKGSGDIDLYEDGITSVAQGTKDGVWEQLNEKDIPNLSKVNTDTMKDVDNFAVPYRSSAVVLAYDSSKISNPPTTLDELLQWIKANPEQFAYNDPSTGGSGSSFVQTIVYKDLPEEDIHNSDPAIMEKWDGGFDTLKEIGPYVYGQGIYPKKNQGTLDLLMNGEVSIIPAWSDMVLQQLNEGLLPDTIKMQQITPGFNGGPTYLMVNQESDKKEAINEFLNFVLSPEAQEVIVDKMNGFPGIELSNMSQEMQNKFDGVAEGFRTFNIGDLGTEINKRWQSDVAAK